The proteins below are encoded in one region of Ereboglobus luteus:
- a CDS encoding methyltransferase domain-containing protein yields MRRFFSPDTPELMDVTQSGDATALEKDLDDLESLNARFGGHEIIQQFLPLWLGAPEADSGAPIEYRLLDLATASGDIPRMIVDWARARGIKARIDAVDFNPLTIGIARKRSTAYPEINYIEADILKFEPGAGAYDVVICSQALHHFSEDDAVRVLRLCREASRGRVLVSDLLRCWKGRFAIWLLTATVYRRAMMKYDSRLSVRRAFTENEICELARRAGWSQFEHRTYFPVRQAFWMHGARALQKPFSA; encoded by the coding sequence ATGCGCCGCTTTTTTTCGCCAGACACCCCGGAGCTGATGGACGTCACGCAAAGCGGCGACGCGACTGCGCTTGAGAAGGATCTCGACGATCTCGAAAGCCTGAACGCCCGGTTTGGCGGGCACGAAATCATCCAGCAGTTTCTGCCACTTTGGCTGGGCGCGCCTGAAGCTGACTCCGGGGCGCCAATCGAATACCGCTTGCTCGACCTTGCCACGGCATCGGGCGACATTCCGCGCATGATCGTCGACTGGGCGCGCGCGCGCGGCATCAAGGCGCGGATCGACGCGGTGGATTTTAACCCGCTCACAATCGGCATCGCGCGCAAGCGGAGCACGGCGTATCCGGAAATCAACTACATCGAGGCCGACATCCTAAAGTTCGAGCCAGGCGCCGGCGCGTATGATGTCGTGATCTGTTCCCAGGCGTTGCACCACTTCAGCGAGGACGACGCCGTGCGCGTGCTCCGGCTTTGCCGCGAAGCGTCGCGAGGGCGCGTGCTTGTTTCGGACTTGCTGCGTTGCTGGAAGGGGCGTTTTGCGATCTGGCTGCTCACGGCGACGGTTTACCGCCGCGCCATGATGAAATATGATTCGCGACTGTCGGTGCGCCGCGCGTTCACGGAAAACGAAATTTGCGAACTCGCGCGCCGCGCCGGTTGGAGTCAATTTGAGCATCGAACTTACTTTCCCGTCCGTCAGGCATTCTGGATGCACGGCGCGCGGGCCCTCCAGAAACCTTTCAGCGCATGA
- a CDS encoding response regulator: MNSFTREKILVVDDQPVNVQLLKRKLEREGLQVATAHSGQEALDVVARARPSLILLDVMMPDMDGIEVCRRLQAAECTRAIPVIFVTARGAREHKIEGLSMGAVDYITKPVDLDEMVARVRTQLRLISINREMADLQKRLAEARRAALIGAVTQGIEHNLNNMLAVVLGYVDLMKLQYNRPELVKSNATNVESAVKRIAGVIKQLNQLVVRTRPPVTRVSLQTLIGNSIARYQDAFGITAPVAVSNPLGEMEVDVHVESFEDILGKLLINAWESYGFPGADVDGASARPITLTVSPAKLAQGGDAFRISVEDQGRGISPEIRDHMFEPFVSTKQNVGVGMGLSIARHTLRTLGGDLIMSDREGGGTVATLICPVRQEE, encoded by the coding sequence ATGAATTCTTTTACCCGTGAAAAAATCCTCGTTGTCGACGACCAGCCGGTCAACGTCCAGCTGCTCAAGCGCAAGCTCGAGCGCGAGGGGCTGCAGGTGGCGACCGCCCATTCCGGGCAGGAGGCGCTTGATGTGGTGGCGCGGGCGCGACCCTCGTTGATTTTGCTCGATGTCATGATGCCCGACATGGACGGCATCGAGGTCTGCCGGCGCTTGCAGGCGGCGGAATGCACGCGCGCCATCCCCGTTATTTTTGTCACGGCGCGCGGGGCGCGCGAACACAAGATCGAGGGGCTTTCGATGGGCGCGGTCGATTACATCACAAAGCCGGTTGACCTCGACGAGATGGTGGCGCGCGTGCGCACCCAACTGCGCCTCATCAGCATAAACCGCGAGATGGCTGATTTGCAAAAGCGCCTGGCCGAGGCGCGGCGCGCGGCGTTGATCGGCGCGGTTACGCAGGGCATCGAGCACAACCTGAACAACATGCTCGCCGTGGTGCTCGGCTACGTCGATTTGATGAAGCTCCAGTATAACAGGCCGGAGCTCGTCAAGAGCAACGCGACCAATGTCGAGAGCGCGGTGAAGCGCATTGCCGGTGTGATCAAACAGCTCAACCAACTTGTTGTGAGGACGCGTCCGCCGGTGACCCGTGTTTCCCTGCAAACGCTCATCGGAAACAGTATCGCGCGTTATCAGGACGCGTTTGGCATCACCGCTCCCGTGGCCGTTTCGAATCCGCTGGGCGAGATGGAGGTCGATGTGCACGTGGAATCGTTCGAGGATATTTTGGGCAAGCTGCTGATCAACGCGTGGGAAAGTTACGGGTTTCCCGGCGCGGACGTTGATGGCGCGAGTGCGCGCCCGATCACGCTTACCGTCAGCCCGGCAAAGCTGGCGCAAGGAGGGGATGCGTTCCGGATCAGTGTCGAGGATCAGGGGCGGGGCATTTCGCCGGAAATCCGCGACCACATGTTCGAGCCTTTTGTAAGCACGAAACAAAATGTCGGCGTGGGCATGGGCCTGAGTATTGCGCGGCATACTTTGCGCACGCTTGGCGGCGACTTGATCATGAGTGACCGCGAGGGCGGCGGCACCGTGGCGACGCTCATCTGCCCCGTCAGGCAGGAGGAATGA
- a CDS encoding PhoH family protein: protein MESLSRAKAPKSQLLKEPKTRAKTFVLDTNVLLHDPQSIFKFEDNNLVIPVEVLEELDTIKTEQSTERGRNARRVHRILQELLPDAHSMDEGVRLRNGGSLSVIINHYMVDQHFAGANPAMLRLQAVLPDLSKKDNRIIACALYVQEQFPPPVILVTKDVNVQLKARAVGLESQDYLNDKVPEALAEAREDAYREIPVTIYEMQRFCSEGRFDLGAEASRGLALNDYVLLRSEVDKTMPARVAGVEADGSCTVGRLRIPESVRAPGGIPIRPRNLEQQFLMDALLDDSVSVVTCFGKAGTGKTLLSIACALHQTQDACSRYDGVSISRPVIAVGKEIGFLPGDLEEKMKPWLQPYFDALEVLIPSKPPKDPQFAVKKVSKKKKAKHDARAHAMEMSPVAQTAGASAGGNGNGGGATAGMIKPYERLIRNGMVEIEALCFIRGRSIARRFFILDEAQQLTPHEVKTVITRIAEGSKIVLIGDPAQIDNPYVDSRSNGLVYCHNRMRGQSLAAHVTLTKGERSKLAELAADLL from the coding sequence ATGGAAAGCCTGAGCCGGGCGAAAGCCCCAAAATCACAGTTGCTCAAGGAGCCCAAGACGAGGGCTAAGACCTTCGTTTTGGATACCAACGTCCTCCTGCACGATCCACAGTCGATCTTCAAGTTTGAGGACAACAACCTCGTCATTCCCGTGGAGGTTTTGGAGGAACTGGACACCATCAAGACTGAACAATCGACCGAGCGCGGGCGCAATGCGCGCCGTGTTCATCGAATCCTGCAGGAGTTGCTGCCGGATGCGCATTCGATGGACGAGGGCGTGCGATTGCGAAACGGAGGCTCGTTGTCCGTGATCATAAACCACTACATGGTCGACCAGCACTTTGCGGGGGCGAATCCGGCGATGCTGCGCTTGCAGGCCGTGCTTCCCGACTTGTCCAAGAAGGACAACCGAATCATCGCCTGCGCGCTGTATGTGCAGGAGCAGTTTCCGCCGCCCGTGATCCTTGTGACGAAGGACGTGAACGTGCAGCTCAAGGCGCGCGCCGTCGGACTGGAGTCGCAGGATTATCTCAACGACAAGGTGCCCGAGGCCCTCGCCGAGGCGCGCGAGGACGCATATCGCGAGATCCCCGTCACCATTTATGAAATGCAGCGGTTCTGCTCGGAGGGCCGTTTCGATTTGGGTGCCGAGGCGTCGCGCGGACTCGCCCTCAACGACTATGTGCTGCTGCGTTCCGAGGTGGACAAAACCATGCCCGCGCGCGTGGCGGGTGTGGAGGCCGACGGCTCGTGCACGGTCGGGCGCCTGCGCATTCCCGAAAGCGTGCGCGCGCCCGGCGGCATTCCAATCCGCCCGCGCAATCTCGAACAACAGTTTCTCATGGACGCGCTGCTTGATGATTCGGTCTCGGTTGTCACCTGCTTCGGCAAGGCGGGCACCGGCAAGACGCTGCTTTCAATCGCGTGCGCGCTGCATCAAACGCAGGACGCCTGCTCGCGCTACGACGGCGTCTCGATTTCGCGTCCCGTGATTGCGGTCGGCAAGGAGATCGGGTTTCTGCCCGGCGACCTTGAGGAAAAAATGAAACCGTGGCTCCAGCCGTATTTCGACGCGCTCGAAGTGCTCATCCCCTCGAAGCCGCCGAAGGATCCGCAGTTTGCGGTGAAAAAAGTCTCTAAGAAAAAGAAGGCGAAGCACGACGCCCGCGCCCACGCGATGGAGATGTCACCTGTGGCGCAGACCGCGGGCGCTTCCGCCGGCGGAAATGGAAATGGCGGCGGCGCGACCGCCGGAATGATAAAACCCTACGAACGCCTGATTCGCAACGGCATGGTTGAAATCGAGGCGCTGTGCTTCATTCGCGGGCGTTCGATTGCGCGGCGCTTTTTCATATTGGACGAGGCGCAGCAACTCACGCCGCACGAAGTGAAAACGGTGATCACCCGCATTGCGGAAGGATCTAAAATCGTGCTCATCGGCGATCCGGCGCAGATTGACAACCCGTATGTGGATTCGCGCAGCAACGGCCTTGTCTATTGTCACAACCGGATGCGCGGCCAGTCGCTCGCCGCGCACGTGACGCTGACCAAGGGCGAGCGATCCAAGCTCGCGGAGCTGGCGGCGGATTTATTGTGA
- a CDS encoding DUF1016 N-terminal domain-containing protein: protein MKTKKLTSPDYVSFVADLKLRIVTARLGAARAVNSELILLYWDIGRAIVEKQRIAKWGDSVVEQLAADLRREFPDMRGFSTANIWRMRQLYEIHTQPEFLAQVAREMKN from the coding sequence ATGAAAACGAAAAAACTGACCAGCCCGGACTATGTTTCGTTCGTCGCGGATTTGAAGTTACGCATCGTCACGGCCCGCCTCGGCGCGGCGCGCGCTGTGAACAGCGAGTTGATCCTGCTTTATTGGGATATCGGAAGGGCAATTGTCGAAAAGCAGCGCATTGCAAAATGGGGCGATTCCGTGGTTGAGCAACTTGCTGCCGATCTCCGCCGCGAGTTTCCAGACATGCGTGGATTTTCGACGGCAAACATCTGGCGCATGCGGCAGCTTTACGAGATTCATACGCAGCCTGAATTTCTCGCACAAGTTGCACGAGAAATGAAAAATTGA
- a CDS encoding agmatine deiminase family protein produces the protein MPAEWEPQDAVWLSWPHKRASWPGQFRPIPYVFAQIVALISYRENVRINCAAALQPRAKKLCDRAGADMSRVFFYNHPTNDAWCRDHGPIFVKNDRTGEVAVTDWMHNAWGGKYPPYDLDNTIPPLVARKLKMRRFVKNVVLEGGSIDVNGKGLLLTSEQCLLNKNRNPQLTREQIEQNLRDYLGVSTILWVGDGIVGDDTDGHIDDITRFYKPNGFITVVEPNKRDANHAILAENTERLRSMRTPSGKKFDIVELPMPKPFAFQGQRVPASYANFLIINDAVLVPTFRQPKRDGAACEIIAGCFPDREIVPVDCYELIWGLGTLHCISQQQPA, from the coding sequence ATGCCCGCCGAGTGGGAGCCGCAGGATGCAGTCTGGCTTTCGTGGCCGCACAAGCGCGCGTCGTGGCCCGGACAATTCCGGCCCATCCCCTACGTCTTTGCGCAAATCGTCGCGCTCATCAGCTATCGCGAAAACGTCCGCATCAATTGCGCCGCCGCGCTCCAGCCGCGCGCGAAAAAACTCTGCGACCGCGCCGGAGCCGACATGTCGCGCGTGTTCTTCTACAATCACCCGACCAATGACGCGTGGTGCCGCGATCACGGGCCGATCTTTGTGAAAAACGACCGCACGGGCGAAGTTGCCGTCACCGACTGGATGCACAACGCCTGGGGCGGCAAATATCCGCCCTACGATCTCGACAACACCATCCCGCCGCTCGTCGCGAGAAAACTCAAGATGCGCCGCTTCGTAAAAAACGTCGTCCTCGAGGGTGGTTCGATTGATGTCAACGGCAAGGGCCTGCTCCTCACCAGCGAGCAATGCCTGCTCAACAAAAACCGCAACCCGCAACTCACGCGCGAACAGATCGAGCAAAACCTCCGCGACTACCTCGGCGTGAGCACGATCCTCTGGGTGGGCGACGGCATTGTCGGCGACGACACCGACGGACACATCGACGACATCACGCGTTTCTACAAACCCAACGGCTTCATCACCGTGGTCGAGCCAAACAAGCGCGACGCAAATCACGCCATCCTCGCGGAAAACACCGAGCGGCTGCGCTCCATGCGCACGCCGTCGGGCAAAAAGTTCGACATCGTTGAGTTGCCCATGCCGAAGCCCTTCGCGTTTCAAGGCCAGCGCGTCCCGGCGAGCTACGCGAATTTTCTCATCATAAACGACGCCGTGCTCGTGCCCACCTTCCGCCAGCCAAAGCGCGACGGCGCGGCGTGCGAAATCATCGCCGGTTGTTTCCCGGACCGCGAAATCGTCCCCGTCGATTGCTACGAGCTCATCTGGGGGCTCGGCACTTTGCATTGCATCTCACAACAACAGCCCGCCTGA
- a CDS encoding succinate dehydrogenase/fumarate reductase iron-sulfur subunit gives MNVTLRVWRQAGPNQPGKFVEYQAKNCNPNMSFLEMLDVVNDNLVTQGEEPIAFAHDCREGICGTCNLVIDGKPHGPHKAIATCQTYMRSFADGAVITVEPFRAKPFPVIKDLITDRSAFDKIQQAGGFISVRTGAGADANATPISKDNADLAMDAAQCIGCGACVAACKNASAMLFVAAKVSQFSLLPQGQPERDRRVLAMVAKMDELGFGSCTNQYECSAACPKLISHDFIARMNRDYIKATIRQTFKPKSNAVAGGA, from the coding sequence ATCAACGTGACCCTTCGCGTCTGGCGCCAGGCCGGACCGAACCAGCCCGGCAAGTTCGTCGAGTATCAGGCGAAGAACTGCAACCCGAACATGTCGTTCCTCGAAATGCTCGACGTTGTTAACGACAACCTCGTCACGCAAGGCGAGGAGCCCATCGCGTTCGCGCACGACTGCCGCGAAGGCATCTGCGGCACCTGCAACCTCGTCATCGACGGCAAGCCGCACGGTCCGCACAAAGCCATCGCCACCTGCCAGACCTACATGCGCAGCTTCGCCGACGGCGCGGTCATCACCGTCGAGCCCTTCCGCGCGAAACCCTTCCCGGTCATCAAGGACCTCATCACCGACCGCAGCGCGTTCGACAAAATCCAGCAGGCCGGCGGCTTCATCAGCGTGCGCACCGGCGCCGGAGCCGACGCCAACGCGACCCCGATCTCGAAGGACAACGCCGACCTCGCCATGGACGCCGCCCAATGCATCGGCTGCGGCGCCTGTGTCGCGGCCTGCAAAAACGCCAGCGCCATGCTCTTCGTCGCGGCCAAAGTCTCACAGTTCAGCCTCCTCCCGCAAGGCCAGCCCGAGCGCGACCGCCGCGTGCTCGCCATGGTCGCCAAGATGGACGAACTCGGCTTCGGCAGCTGCACCAACCAATACGAATGCAGCGCCGCGTGCCCAAAGCTCATCAGTCACGATTTCATCGCCCGCATGAACCGCGACTACATCAAGGCGACGATCCGCCAGACCTTCAAACCGAAGAGCAACGCCGTCGCCGGCGGCGCATAA
- a CDS encoding fumarate reductase/succinate dehydrogenase flavoprotein subunit produces MAKLESKIPTGPLADKWSTYKSEALKLVNPANKRKYEVIVVGAGLAGASAAATLAELGYKVKCFVFHDTPRRAHSIAAQGGINAAKNYQNDGDSVHRLYYDTIKGGDYRSREANVHRLAEVSVNIIDQCVAQGVPFAREYGGLLANRSFGGAQVSRTFYARGQTGQQLLLGAYSALMKEAGRGAVEVHPFEEMSDLVVIEGQAKGIITRNLVSGEIRRWSADAVILATGGYGNVFNLSTYARGSNATAAWRAYKRGACFANPCFTQIHPTCIPVSGDYQSKLTLMSESLRNDGRIWVPKNAADCDKPASQIPEEARDYYLERIYPSFGNLAPRDVSSRAAMRMCDEGRGVGPGKRGVYLDFADAIQRLTEDGVRERYGNLFDIYHEITNENAYKQPMRIYPAVHYTMGGLWVDYNLMSNVPGLFILGEANFSDHGANRLGASALMQGLADGYFVIPYTIGNYLATQKPGSRPKTDATEFAQAEQNVRGINDRLLGANGKEPVSHFHKRLGLIMWENCGMARTKESLQKAIKLIPELRAEYWQNVRVPGSGATLNQSLENASRVADYMELSELMCRDALAREESCGGHFREEYQYPDGECKRDDANFGHVAAWEYQGDGKDPLRNVEPLNYEFTQMSVRSYK; encoded by the coding sequence ATGGCCAAACTCGAATCCAAGATTCCCACAGGCCCGCTCGCCGACAAGTGGAGCACCTACAAGTCCGAAGCGCTCAAGCTCGTCAACCCCGCCAACAAGCGCAAATACGAAGTCATCGTCGTCGGCGCCGGCCTCGCGGGCGCATCCGCCGCGGCCACCCTCGCCGAACTCGGCTACAAGGTGAAATGCTTCGTGTTTCACGACACCCCGCGCCGCGCCCACTCCATCGCCGCGCAAGGCGGCATCAACGCCGCGAAGAATTACCAGAACGACGGTGACAGCGTCCACCGCCTCTACTACGACACCATCAAGGGCGGCGACTACCGCTCCCGCGAGGCCAACGTCCACCGCCTCGCCGAAGTGTCCGTCAACATCATCGACCAATGCGTCGCGCAAGGCGTGCCCTTCGCCCGCGAATACGGCGGCCTGCTCGCCAACCGCTCCTTCGGCGGCGCGCAAGTATCGCGCACCTTCTACGCCCGCGGCCAGACCGGCCAGCAACTCCTCCTCGGCGCCTACTCCGCGCTCATGAAGGAGGCCGGACGCGGCGCGGTCGAAGTGCACCCCTTCGAGGAAATGTCCGACCTCGTCGTCATTGAGGGACAGGCCAAGGGCATCATCACCCGCAACCTCGTCTCCGGCGAAATCCGCCGCTGGTCCGCCGACGCCGTCATCCTCGCCACCGGCGGCTACGGCAACGTCTTCAACCTCTCCACCTACGCGCGCGGCTCCAACGCCACCGCCGCCTGGCGCGCCTACAAACGCGGCGCCTGTTTCGCCAATCCCTGCTTCACGCAAATCCACCCCACCTGCATCCCCGTCTCCGGCGATTACCAGTCGAAACTCACCCTCATGTCCGAGTCGCTCCGCAACGACGGACGCATCTGGGTTCCGAAAAACGCCGCCGACTGCGACAAACCCGCCAGCCAAATCCCCGAAGAAGCGCGCGACTACTATCTCGAACGCATCTATCCGAGCTTCGGCAACCTCGCCCCCCGCGACGTCTCCTCGCGCGCGGCGATGCGCATGTGCGACGAAGGCCGCGGCGTCGGCCCCGGCAAGCGCGGCGTTTACCTTGACTTCGCCGACGCCATCCAGCGCCTCACCGAGGACGGCGTGCGCGAACGCTACGGCAACCTCTTCGACATCTACCACGAAATCACCAACGAAAACGCCTACAAACAACCCATGCGCATCTACCCCGCGGTGCACTACACCATGGGCGGCCTCTGGGTTGACTACAACCTCATGTCGAACGTCCCCGGCCTCTTCATTCTCGGCGAAGCGAACTTCTCCGACCACGGCGCGAACCGCCTCGGCGCCTCCGCGCTCATGCAAGGCCTCGCCGACGGCTACTTCGTCATCCCCTACACCATCGGCAATTACCTCGCCACGCAGAAACCCGGCTCCCGTCCGAAAACCGACGCCACCGAGTTCGCGCAAGCCGAGCAAAACGTCCGCGGCATCAATGACCGCCTCCTCGGCGCCAACGGCAAGGAACCCGTCTCGCACTTCCACAAGCGCCTCGGCCTCATCATGTGGGAAAATTGCGGCATGGCCCGCACCAAGGAATCGCTCCAAAAGGCGATCAAGCTCATCCCCGAGCTCCGCGCCGAATACTGGCAAAACGTCCGCGTGCCCGGCTCGGGCGCGACCCTCAACCAGTCGCTCGAAAACGCCAGCCGCGTCGCCGACTACATGGAACTGAGCGAACTGATGTGCCGCGACGCCCTCGCCCGCGAGGAAAGCTGCGGCGGCCACTTCCGCGAGGAATACCAATATCCGGACGGCGAATGCAAACGCGACGACGCGAACTTCGGCCACGTCGCCGCCTGGGAATACCAAGGCGACGGCAAGGACCCGCTCCGCAACGTCGAACCGCTCAACTACGAATTCACCCAGATGAGCGTCCGCTCCTACAAATAA
- a CDS encoding succinate dehydrogenase cytochrome b subunit, with protein sequence MTPIANLVTSSIGRKFLMALTGLVLTGFVTGHMVGNLQIFLHPDHINGYAHFLQGLGLALWAVRGFLLLCVVIHVWAAVTLWVESKKARGPEKYDRNKWLAATTASRYMRLTGLVVLAFIIYHILHFTVGVQGTGGMFKDALPHWEMTDNVKEFGIPLANKGESVHDVYSMVFLGFMNPIVAGFYMLAVALLAMHLWHGVESLFQTLGWRNHKWSCLLRGIVGLFAFVYLLGNLAMPGLIVSGVAKPAEGTSAAKAAAIQCSAGATQTPAQK encoded by the coding sequence ATGACTCCCATCGCCAACCTCGTAACATCCTCAATAGGTCGAAAATTCCTCATGGCCCTGACAGGCCTCGTGCTCACCGGCTTCGTCACAGGCCACATGGTGGGCAATTTGCAGATATTCCTGCATCCCGACCACATCAATGGTTACGCCCATTTCCTCCAGGGACTCGGGCTCGCACTCTGGGCCGTTCGCGGCTTTCTGCTGCTTTGCGTGGTGATCCACGTTTGGGCGGCCGTCACACTTTGGGTTGAGAGCAAAAAGGCTCGCGGCCCCGAAAAATACGACCGCAACAAGTGGCTCGCCGCCACCACGGCCTCGCGTTACATGCGCCTCACCGGCCTCGTGGTGCTCGCGTTCATCATCTACCACATCCTGCATTTCACGGTTGGCGTGCAAGGCACGGGCGGCATGTTCAAGGACGCGCTTCCTCACTGGGAAATGACCGACAACGTCAAGGAATTCGGCATCCCCCTCGCAAACAAGGGCGAGTCCGTCCACGACGTTTACAGCATGGTTTTCCTCGGCTTCATGAACCCGATTGTCGCCGGTTTCTACATGCTCGCCGTCGCCCTCCTCGCCATGCACCTCTGGCACGGTGTCGAGTCGCTCTTCCAGACCCTCGGCTGGCGCAACCATAAATGGTCCTGCCTGCTGCGCGGCATCGTCGGCCTATTCGCCTTTGTCTACCTGCTCGGCAATCTCGCGATGCCCGGCTTGATCGTCAGCGGAGTCGCCAAGCCCGCCGAAGGCACCTCCGCCGCCAAGGCCGCTGCGATCCAATGCTCCGCTGGCGCCACGCAAACCCCCGCGCAAAAATAA
- a CDS encoding MFS transporter: MRAQLLTRLCYGSMMALSIGMNLLPVFLTELSVEFGGEAGLSKEQLGRLSAWCFSGLVTGILITGPLADRWGAKLFALLGNVATAASLAAMAWAPSYGLLCGALFSMGLGAGMTDMILSPIVSVLNPERRTVALNWLHSFYCVGAVMTIGVGTVTLSIGLGWSGTCLLLLPLPLVLAAMMAPLRFPSMVGDGVDKSRRDSVAQKARMPMSQLVRRGWFVVAMAAIFLGGATEAGMAQWLPLYAEKSLGYPVWIGGLSLLLFSVAMTAGRMIVGMAGRRMDPFVMMAWGCGFSVVLFWIGAFFPSAPVALLACIAAGFTGSCLWPTTLAVTADRYPNGGASMFGMLAALGNAGGIFMPWLVGMIADWRDLHWGLAISAVAPFIMVPMILWMRRAKA, encoded by the coding sequence GTGCGCGCGCAACTTCTCACCCGGCTTTGCTACGGGTCGATGATGGCGCTGTCCATCGGCATGAATTTGCTGCCGGTGTTTCTCACGGAGTTGAGCGTGGAGTTTGGCGGCGAGGCGGGGCTGTCAAAGGAACAGCTCGGGCGCTTGAGCGCGTGGTGTTTTTCGGGGCTGGTCACGGGGATTCTTATCACGGGGCCGCTTGCGGACCGGTGGGGCGCAAAACTGTTTGCGTTGCTCGGCAACGTCGCCACGGCGGCGAGTCTCGCGGCGATGGCGTGGGCGCCCAGTTACGGGTTGTTGTGCGGCGCGCTGTTTTCGATGGGGCTGGGCGCGGGCATGACAGACATGATTCTCAGCCCGATTGTGTCGGTGCTCAACCCCGAGCGTCGCACGGTGGCGCTCAACTGGCTGCATTCGTTTTATTGCGTGGGCGCGGTGATGACAATTGGCGTGGGAACCGTGACGCTGAGCATCGGGCTCGGCTGGTCGGGAACGTGCCTGCTCCTGCTGCCGCTGCCGCTCGTGCTGGCGGCGATGATGGCGCCGTTGCGTTTTCCGTCGATGGTTGGCGATGGGGTGGACAAGTCCCGGCGCGACTCCGTCGCCCAAAAAGCGCGCATGCCGATGAGCCAGTTGGTGCGCCGCGGATGGTTTGTCGTCGCGATGGCGGCGATTTTTCTCGGCGGCGCAACGGAGGCGGGCATGGCGCAGTGGCTGCCGCTCTACGCGGAAAAGAGTCTCGGTTATCCCGTGTGGATCGGCGGCTTGTCGCTGTTGTTATTTTCCGTGGCGATGACCGCCGGGCGCATGATCGTGGGCATGGCGGGGCGGCGCATGGATCCGTTTGTGATGATGGCGTGGGGTTGCGGATTTTCGGTGGTGCTTTTCTGGATCGGAGCGTTTTTCCCGAGCGCGCCGGTGGCGTTGCTCGCGTGCATCGCGGCGGGGTTCACTGGAAGCTGCCTGTGGCCGACAACGCTTGCGGTGACCGCGGACCGCTACCCGAACGGTGGCGCGAGCATGTTTGGCATGCTGGCCGCGCTCGGCAACGCGGGCGGCATCTTCATGCCGTGGCTCGTGGGAATGATTGCCGACTGGCGCGACCTGCACTGGGGGCTGGCGATTTCCGCCGTGGCACCGTTCATCATGGTGCCGATGATACTGTGGATGCGGCGGGCAAAGGCGTGA
- a CDS encoding Bax inhibitor-1/YccA family protein: MNQAYENPFLTASEAAASERALFIRRTYIHLAGALIAFVALEAALLKLPGIEKLIALMTGGYGWLIVLAAFMGVSWLADKWARSDASPSAQYLGLGVYIVAEAVIFLPLLYIAAYYSDPTIIPTAGIITGLLFAGLTATAFMTRKDFSFLRSILTIGGFVAMGVIICSIVFGFTLGLLFSAIMVFFAGGSILYTTSNIIHHYRTDQHVAASLALFSGVMLLFWYILRILLLRSRN, from the coding sequence ATGAACCAAGCATACGAAAACCCGTTCTTGACCGCCTCCGAAGCCGCCGCTTCCGAACGCGCGCTGTTCATCAGGCGCACCTACATTCATCTCGCCGGCGCGCTGATCGCCTTTGTCGCGCTCGAAGCCGCGTTGCTCAAGTTGCCGGGAATCGAAAAACTTATCGCCCTGATGACCGGCGGCTACGGCTGGCTGATCGTCCTCGCGGCATTCATGGGCGTTTCGTGGCTTGCGGACAAATGGGCGCGCTCGGACGCGTCGCCGTCGGCGCAATATCTCGGGCTTGGTGTTTATATCGTGGCCGAGGCTGTTATATTTTTGCCGCTGCTTTATATTGCGGCTTACTACAGCGACCCGACGATTATTCCGACCGCGGGCATTATCACCGGGCTGCTTTTCGCGGGGCTCACCGCGACGGCCTTCATGACGCGAAAAGATTTTTCGTTTTTGCGAAGCATCCTGACAATCGGCGGGTTTGTTGCGATGGGTGTTATTATATGCAGCATTGTGTTTGGATTCACGCTCGGCCTGCTCTTCTCGGCGATCATGGTGTTTTTTGCGGGCGGCTCGATTCTTTATACAACGTCCAATATCATTCATCATTACCGCACCGACCAGCACGTCGCCGCCTCCCTCGCGCTGTTCTCCGGTGTGATGCTGCTGTTCTGGTATATCCTGCGAATCCTGCTTCTGCGCAGCCGGAATTAA